Proteins encoded within one genomic window of Aphelocoma coerulescens isolate FSJ_1873_10779 chromosome 9, UR_Acoe_1.0, whole genome shotgun sequence:
- the SAG gene encoding S-arrestin isoform X3, which yields MSCPDSQKTGMGGKNADSPQKQVIFRKSTRDKALTIYLGKRDFIDNIGSVEPVDGVVLVDPAIIKGKKVFVSLTCAFRYGQEDIDVIGLTFRRDLFFSRVQVYPPADKPESLTLLQESLLKKLGKNAYPFFFTFPDYLPCSVCLQPAPRDVDKTCGVDFEVKAFSTENVEERIHRRNSARLLIRKMQYAPEKPGPQPCAETTWQFFMSNKPLHLKACLSKEVYYHGEPIPVTVTINNCTEKTVKKIKVQVEQVANVVLYSSDFYTKVVAAEEAQEKVQPNSSLTKTLTLLPLLANNRETREIALDGKLKDEDTNLASSTIIKDGIDKAVMGILVSYKVKVKLTVPGMLGDLTSSEVGTELPFRLMHRKPEEKNPAGKDGEAELVFEEFARQQLKNTPDEEDKNSPSTDE from the exons ATGAGCTGCCCTGATTCTCAAAAGACTGGGATGGGTGGGAAGAATGCTGATTCTCCTCAAAAACAAGTTATCTTCAGAAAAAGCACCCGTGACAAAGCT CTGACCATCTACCTGGGAAAGCGGGACTTCATTGACAACATAGGGAGTGTGGAACCTGTAG atgGTGTTGTGTTGGTGGATCCTGCTATtatcaaggggaaaaaag TGTTCGTGTCCCTCACCTGCGCGTTCCGCTATGGCCAGGAAGACATTGATGTCATTGGCCTCACCTTCCGCCGGGACCTGTTCTTCTCCAGGGTCCAGGTGTACCCGCCTGCTGACAAGCCAGAGTCTCTCACCCTCTTGCAGGAATCTCTGCTGAAGAAGCTGGGGAAAAATGCTTATCCCTTTTTCTTTACA TTCCCCGATTACCTGCCTTGCTCAGTCTGTCTGCAGCCTGCACCTCGTGATGTTGATAAG ACTTGTGGGGTGGACTTTGAGGTGAAAGCTTTCTCAACAGAAAATGTGGAAGAGAGAATTCATAGGAG GAACTCTGCCCGTCTGCTGATCCGTAAGATGCAGTATGCTCCGGAGAAGCCGGGACCCCAGCCTTGTGCGGAGACCACCTGGCAGTTCTTCATGTCCAACAAGCCCCTGCACCTGAAAGCTTGCCTCAGTAAAGAG GTATACTACCATGGCGAGCCCATTCCAGTCACTGTCACCATCAACAACTGCACAGAGAAAACAGTGAAGAAGATCAAAGTCCAGG TGGAGCAGGTGGCCAATGTGGTGCTGTATTCCAGTGACTTCTATACCAAAGTGGTGGCTGCTGAGGAAGCACA GGAAAAGGTGCAGCCCAACAGCAGCCTGACCAAGACACTGACACTTTTGCCCTTGCTTGCAAATAACCGGGAGACAAGGGAAATAGCTCTGGATGGAAAACTGAAGGATGAGGACACCAACTTGGCTTCTAGTACTAT CATTAAGGATGGAATAGACAAGGCAGTGATGGGGATTCTGGTTTCCTACAAGGTCAAAGTGAAGCTCACTGTTCCAGG cATGCTGGGAGACCTCACTTCCAG TGAAGTGGGCACAGAGCTGCCATTTCGTCTCATGCACCGCAAACCTGAGGAAAAGAACCCAGCAG GGAAGGATGG
- the SAG gene encoding S-arrestin isoform X1: MSCPDSQKTGMGGKNADSPQKQVIFRKSTRDKALTIYLGKRDFIDNIGSVEPVDGVVLVDPAIIKGKKVFVSLTCAFRYGQEDIDVIGLTFRRDLFFSRVQVYPPADKPESLTLLQESLLKKLGKNAYPFFFTFPDYLPCSVCLQPAPRDVDKTCGVDFEVKAFSTENVEERIHRRNSARLLIRKMQYAPEKPGPQPCAETTWQFFMSNKPLHLKACLSKEVYYHGEPIPVTVTINNCTEKTVKKIKVQVEQVANVVLYSSDFYTKVVAAEEAQEKVQPNSSLTKTLTLLPLLANNRETREIALDGKLKDEDTNLASSTIIKDGIDKAVMGILVSYKVKVKLTVPGMLGDLTSSEVGTELPFRLMHRKPEEKNPAVKQSWYLRSLLVSS, translated from the exons ATGAGCTGCCCTGATTCTCAAAAGACTGGGATGGGTGGGAAGAATGCTGATTCTCCTCAAAAACAAGTTATCTTCAGAAAAAGCACCCGTGACAAAGCT CTGACCATCTACCTGGGAAAGCGGGACTTCATTGACAACATAGGGAGTGTGGAACCTGTAG atgGTGTTGTGTTGGTGGATCCTGCTATtatcaaggggaaaaaag TGTTCGTGTCCCTCACCTGCGCGTTCCGCTATGGCCAGGAAGACATTGATGTCATTGGCCTCACCTTCCGCCGGGACCTGTTCTTCTCCAGGGTCCAGGTGTACCCGCCTGCTGACAAGCCAGAGTCTCTCACCCTCTTGCAGGAATCTCTGCTGAAGAAGCTGGGGAAAAATGCTTATCCCTTTTTCTTTACA TTCCCCGATTACCTGCCTTGCTCAGTCTGTCTGCAGCCTGCACCTCGTGATGTTGATAAG ACTTGTGGGGTGGACTTTGAGGTGAAAGCTTTCTCAACAGAAAATGTGGAAGAGAGAATTCATAGGAG GAACTCTGCCCGTCTGCTGATCCGTAAGATGCAGTATGCTCCGGAGAAGCCGGGACCCCAGCCTTGTGCGGAGACCACCTGGCAGTTCTTCATGTCCAACAAGCCCCTGCACCTGAAAGCTTGCCTCAGTAAAGAG GTATACTACCATGGCGAGCCCATTCCAGTCACTGTCACCATCAACAACTGCACAGAGAAAACAGTGAAGAAGATCAAAGTCCAGG TGGAGCAGGTGGCCAATGTGGTGCTGTATTCCAGTGACTTCTATACCAAAGTGGTGGCTGCTGAGGAAGCACA GGAAAAGGTGCAGCCCAACAGCAGCCTGACCAAGACACTGACACTTTTGCCCTTGCTTGCAAATAACCGGGAGACAAGGGAAATAGCTCTGGATGGAAAACTGAAGGATGAGGACACCAACTTGGCTTCTAGTACTAT CATTAAGGATGGAATAGACAAGGCAGTGATGGGGATTCTGGTTTCCTACAAGGTCAAAGTGAAGCTCACTGTTCCAGG cATGCTGGGAGACCTCACTTCCAG TGAAGTGGGCACAGAGCTGCCATTTCGTCTCATGCACCGCAAACCTGAGGAAAAGAACCCAGCAG
- the SAG gene encoding S-arrestin isoform X2, translated as MSCPDSQKTGMGGKNADSPQKQVIFRKSTRDKALTIYLGKRDFIDNIGSVEPVDGVVLVDPAIIKGKKVFVSLTCAFRYGQEDIDVIGLTFRRDLFFSRVQVYPPADKPESLTLLQESLLKKLGKNAYPFFFTFPDYLPCSVCLQPAPRDVDKTCGVDFEVKAFSTENVEERIHRRNSARLLIRKMQYAPEKPGPQPCAETTWQFFMSNKPLHLKACLSKEVYYHGEPIPVTVTINNCTEKTVKKIKVQVEQVANVVLYSSDFYTKVVAAEEAQEKVQPNSSLTKTLTLLPLLANNRETREIALDGKLKDEDTNLASSTIIKDGIDKAVMGILVSYKVKVKLTVPGEAELVFEEFARQQLKNTPDEEDKNSPSTDE; from the exons ATGAGCTGCCCTGATTCTCAAAAGACTGGGATGGGTGGGAAGAATGCTGATTCTCCTCAAAAACAAGTTATCTTCAGAAAAAGCACCCGTGACAAAGCT CTGACCATCTACCTGGGAAAGCGGGACTTCATTGACAACATAGGGAGTGTGGAACCTGTAG atgGTGTTGTGTTGGTGGATCCTGCTATtatcaaggggaaaaaag TGTTCGTGTCCCTCACCTGCGCGTTCCGCTATGGCCAGGAAGACATTGATGTCATTGGCCTCACCTTCCGCCGGGACCTGTTCTTCTCCAGGGTCCAGGTGTACCCGCCTGCTGACAAGCCAGAGTCTCTCACCCTCTTGCAGGAATCTCTGCTGAAGAAGCTGGGGAAAAATGCTTATCCCTTTTTCTTTACA TTCCCCGATTACCTGCCTTGCTCAGTCTGTCTGCAGCCTGCACCTCGTGATGTTGATAAG ACTTGTGGGGTGGACTTTGAGGTGAAAGCTTTCTCAACAGAAAATGTGGAAGAGAGAATTCATAGGAG GAACTCTGCCCGTCTGCTGATCCGTAAGATGCAGTATGCTCCGGAGAAGCCGGGACCCCAGCCTTGTGCGGAGACCACCTGGCAGTTCTTCATGTCCAACAAGCCCCTGCACCTGAAAGCTTGCCTCAGTAAAGAG GTATACTACCATGGCGAGCCCATTCCAGTCACTGTCACCATCAACAACTGCACAGAGAAAACAGTGAAGAAGATCAAAGTCCAGG TGGAGCAGGTGGCCAATGTGGTGCTGTATTCCAGTGACTTCTATACCAAAGTGGTGGCTGCTGAGGAAGCACA GGAAAAGGTGCAGCCCAACAGCAGCCTGACCAAGACACTGACACTTTTGCCCTTGCTTGCAAATAACCGGGAGACAAGGGAAATAGCTCTGGATGGAAAACTGAAGGATGAGGACACCAACTTGGCTTCTAGTACTAT CATTAAGGATGGAATAGACAAGGCAGTGATGGGGATTCTGGTTTCCTACAAGGTCAAAGTGAAGCTCACTGTTCCAGG